The Littorina saxatilis isolate snail1 linkage group LG15, US_GU_Lsax_2.0, whole genome shotgun sequence genome contains a region encoding:
- the LOC138948660 gene encoding uncharacterized protein → MERKLKKKKLNIEHQENDSLTASEREQIKQLFGKKFVYSTNAKWSLKSTSAFAKDFLSKQDSEFCRHEEHNSADEDGRTNEAKHSSVSAAQNVDSCSLSNARHAFPCESLDSAEICPGNLPWQRSESSCNVYQSVLAGFAQGKDKVSHNAKTARRKVCPMHRRHVKKVRIALPAPWQHDALVAEKDRLNTLKDRLSDKEMVAWHQHTNSTNLAGKVVGEIKSNYYAELCTQAWCKFHEIMACQDVLPAAVLCRPHSRLNSIHLCEAPGAFIASLNHYLVSRGFDTHNNWQWLGTTLNPYYEGNDTGRMISDDRFIRTTFDNWFFGRDDSGDLMTEDNMLALMERAKLMGDIHLITADGSIDCQENPAEQEVIVSRLHHCEVLSSCLLLAPGGTLVIKLFTMLEASSIALLYFLNCAFEKVTVCKPATSKSGNSEVYAVCSGYSAPLSHDALFSMFSAVCASDDPHIVLLTKEDIPDEFLAEHQKCCLYFSKLQSDTISRNLALYGTMEESQKKRLAFLQSECAKHYVALCAVQGIDDGDRIRPYSYKSNFSRFLNHRPNQDRFNKSPRSNNQHALNGIGSGSVSLPLGRLQGTFQQRQQQNQFPWQQLLTQIPDYPVNEGGCMMIRCRHELEEEELREWTVQMGRPIDVVASSHFCDPRMLGDVQLMLQHAQMKLHQQKVLAQHSVTTLSEAFQLLHTASLFNSHHHHRHPSHNPITALYHLALEGSVTSFWPHGSAELSQMFHHQRLSCVEDLNELGEGMVGVVVDITCPLWLGEEEVRCQTRLLEVMLNVFSYIDCGSTVVVIMPLALTRLTAGLLYIFAGLFQETSCAGKGDSMYLHQTLCFHNLSYPTYTLLRLLETLRHAFASPQPPTPSLPCPDAAPQKDLDNDTCMAEDADCDNHTGHESSGVACHENVNDDVSLRPGSGGVKGCGSARNVIGRTQTVMAAGGCGVSCHGGFGSSERKDGASKHEAHGNDESGNARIAETAVSGVGDRRTADIGSHLHCHHSSVECDSAENADSDRRMSHEDCSVPSDCQVHNPAPSDTVSDRRMSHEDCSVPSDCQVHNPAPSDTVSDRKMSHDGDTDTMPSQNDTKRTLSVDVQMSNHGDPEKCDKFPSADTKEIKRTVSAEGESNSSHENIEKQAANFANGATSAESKTHLTCAKDCSAMHLKNVKGVMPVTDVTSSTQFSFDSHSCSCGSSLHSIASHQSQVEGSSGKSSLRTKRTRDLSDDAYGPLGRVLHHHQSMPTSPDQQREGGMTKHCGGCEENAGVGTCVEVPLGVVPILEMVNDATFTRFLQASNRRSMCSFLRTVKAAEKKLLASQPPSTS, encoded by the exons ATGGAGCGAAagctgaagaaaaagaagctgAATATTGAGCACCAGGAAAATGACAGCTTGACTGCAAGTGAACGTGAACAGATAAAACAACTCTTCGGTAAAAAGTTTGTTTATTCCACGAATGCCAAATGGTCTTTGAAATCAACGTCTGCTTTTGCCAAAGATTTTCTCTCAAAACAGGATTCAGAGTTCTGCAGACATGAAGAACACAATTCTGCAGACGAAGACGGCAGAACGAATGAAGCCAAGCATAGTTCTGTCAGTGCTGCACAAAATGTTGACAGTTGTAGTCTTTCTAACGCTCGTCACGCATTTCCATGTGAATCTCTGGATTCAGCAGAAATTTGTCCAGGAAATTTACCATGGCAACGCTCAGAATCTTCCTGCAATGTCTACCAGTCGGTGCTAGCTGGATTTGCGCAAGGAAAAGACAAAGTATCACACAATGCAAAGACAGCCAGGCGGAAAGTTTGTCCCATGCACAGGAGGCATGTGAAGAAAGTGAGAATAGCTTTGCCAGCTCCATGGCAGCACGATGCATTGGTCGCTGAGAAAGACCGGTTGAACACTTTGAAGGACAGACTGAGTGACAAGGAAATGGTTGCGTGGCATCAGCACACAAACTCCACTAACTTGGCTG GAAAAGTAGTTGGCGAGATCAAAAGCAACTACTATGCTGAGCTGTGCACGCAGGCTTGGTGCAAATTTCACGAGATTATGGCGTGTCAGGATGTTTTGCCTGCAGCGGTCTTGTGTCGGCCTCACAGCAGACTGAACTCTATACATCTATGTGAAGCGCCAGGAGCTTTCATCGCTTCTCTGAATCACTACCTGGTATCTAGGG GGTTTGACACACATAACAATTGGCAATGGCTGGGCACAACCTTGAACCCTTACTACGAGGGAAACGACACAGGACGCATGATAAGCGACGATCGCTTCATCCGCACCACGTTCGACAATTGGTTTTTCGGCAGAGACGACTCTGGTGATCTCATGACCGAGGACAACATGCTGGCGCTGATGGAGAGAGCTAAGCTCATGGGAGACATCCACTTG ATTACAGCTGATGGAAGCATAGACTGTCAAGAAAATCCTGCAGAACAGGAAGTGATCGTGTCACGTCTACACCACTGTGAGGTCCTCTCCAGTTGTCTCCTTTTGGCACCAGGGGGCACTCTTGTCATCAAGCTGTTCACCATGCTGGAAGCGTCCAGTATCGCACTGCTGTATTTCCTCAACTGCGCTTTTGAAAAG GTGACTGTTTGCAAACCAGCGACAAGCAAGTCAGGCAACTCTGAAGTGTACGCAGTGTGTTCTGGGTACTCTGCCCCTTTGTCTCATGATGCCCTCTTCTCCATGTtcagtgcagtgtgtg CTTCAGATGATCCTCACATTGTGCTGCTTACGAAGGAGGACATCCCTGACGAATTTCTGGCAGAACACCAAAAGTGTTGCCTGTACTTCAGCAAACTGCAGTCAGACACCATCTCTCGGAACTTGGCCTTGTACGGCACGATGGAAGAGTCGCAGAAGAAGAGACTGGCATTCTTGCAGAGCGAGTGTGCAAAGCATTACGTCGCTCTGTGCGCTGTTCAGGGGATTGACGATGGGGACAGAATCAGGCCTTACAGTTACaag AGCAACTTCAGCCGGTTTTTAAATCATCGTCCAAACCAGGACAGGTTCAACAAGTCACCTCGTTCAAACAACCAACATGCCTTGAACGGCATTGGAAGTGGTTCCGTCTCATTACCATTGGGACGCCTCCAAGGAACTTTccagcagcggcagcagcagaATCAGTTTCCATGGCAACAGTTACTGACACAGATCCCAGATTACCCTGTGAATGAGGGTGGTTGTATGATGATCAGG TGTCGCCACGAGCTTGAAGAGGAAGAGTTGAGAGAGTGGACGGTGCAGATGGGACGACCGATTGACGTAGTGGCCAGCAGCCATTTCTGTGATCCCAGAATGCTGGGGGATGTACAGCTGATGTTGCAACATGCACAG ATGAAGCTCCACCAGCAGAAAGTGCTTGCACAACACTCGGTCACCACCCTCTCAGAGGCCTTCCAGCTTCTGCACACAGCCTCTCTCTTCAacagccaccaccaccaccgccaccccAGCCACAACCCCATCACAGCCCTCTACCACCTGGCGTTGGAGGGCAGCGTGACGTCGTTCTGGCCGCACGGCTCTGCGGAACTTTCCCAGATGTTCCATCACCAACGTCTGAGCTGTGTTGAAGACCTGAATGAGCTTGGAGAGGggatggtgggggtggtggtggatatTACGTGTCCACTGTGGTTGGGAGAGGAGGAGGTTCGCTGCCAGACCAGGCTGCTTGAAGTCATGCTGAATGTTTTTAGT taCATAGATTGTGGTAGCACAGTGGTTGTGATCATGCCTTTGGCTCTGACTCGACTCACGGCCGGCTTGCTCTACATCTTTGCAGGCCTTTTTCAAGAG ACAAGTTGCGCAGGAAAAGGGGATAGCATGTACCTTCACCAGACGTTGTGCTTTCACAACCTGAGTTACCCCACCTACACCCTCCTTCGTCTCCTAGAGACCTTGCGTCACGCGTTTGCCTCGccacaaccccccacccccagttTACCATGTCCTGATGCAGCACCCCAGAAAGACCTTGACAATGACACCTGCATGGCAGAAGATGCCGACTGCGACAATCACACAGGACATGAAAGCAGTGGAGTGGCATGTCACGAAAATGTCAACGATGATGTGTCCCTGCGACCTGGTAGTGGGGGTGTGAAGGGTTGTGGGAGTGCCCGCAATGTGATTGGTCGCACCCAAACTGTGATGGCAGCTGGAGGTTGTGGCGTGTCATGTCACGGTGGATTTGGCAGTAGTGAGAGAAAGGATGGTGCTAGTAAACATGAGGCTCATGGAAATGATGAGTCAGGAAATGCGAGAATTGCAGAAACAGCAGTGTCAGGTGTCGGTGACAGGAGGACTGCGGACATCGGGAGCCATTTGCATTGTCATCATAGCAGTGTGGAGTGCGACTCAGCCGAGAAcgctgacagtgacagacgCATGTCACATGAAGACTGCTCTGTGCCAAGTGACTGTCAGGTTCATAACCCTGCTCCCAGTGACACTGTCAGTGACAGACGCATGTCACATGAAGACTGCTCTGTGCCAAGTGACTGTCAGGTTCATAACCCTGCTCCCAGTGACACTGTCAGTGACAGAAAAATGTCACATGATGGTGACACTGACACAATGCCCAGTCAGAATGACACCAAGAGAACTCTGTCAGTTGACGTACAAATGTCAAATCATGGCGACCCTGAAAAATGCGACAAGTTTCCATCAGCAGATACCAAAGAAATCAAGCGAACTGTAAGTGCTGAAGGAGAGAGCAACAGCTCTCACGAAAACATTGAAAAACAGGCAGCAAATTTTGCTAATGGTGCTACCTCTGCAGAATCAAAAACTCATCTCACATGTGCAAAAGACTGCAGTGCCATGCATCTGAAAAATGTGAAAGGAGTGATGCCTGTGACTGATGTGACCAGTTCAACACAGTTCAGTTTTGACAGTCATTCTTGTTCATGTGGTTCATCTCTTCATAGCATAGCTTCACACCAGTCACAAGTTGAAGGCAGCAGTGGAAAAAGCAGTCTACGCACAAAGAGAACAAGAGATCTCTCTGATGACGCTTATGGTCCTCTTGGAAGAGtgcttcatcatcatcaatcaatgCCAACTTCGCCTGATCAGCAAAGAGAGGGAGGAATGACCAAGCATTGTGGTGGCTGTGAGGAAAATGCAGGAGTTGGGACCTGTGTTGAAGTTCCGTTGGGGGTTGTGCCGATTCTGGAGATGGTGAACG ATGCGACATTCACCAGATTTCTTCAGGCAAGCAACAGACGCAGTATGTGCAGCTTCCTGAGAACGGTGAAAGCGGCAGAGAAGAAACTTCTCGCCAGTCAACCACCCAGCACATCTTGA